DNA sequence from the Alphaproteobacteria bacterium genome:
GTATGGATTATATGGAAAGGGCCATGACAACGCGGTTTCCTTCTTGGAAAGCTTTTTGTGAGGAAAGGAAAGGGCTACGGCGTGTAGCTGTCAGTGCGAGTGCTTCTCAGAGCTGTTATGAATTTTCCTTTGAACCCTCCGATTTGCTGATCATGGGACAAGAAAGTTCTGGTTTTCCGCCAGAAATTATAAAAGACTGTCATGAAAGTGTAATTATCCCCATGGTTTCAGGTGTGCGTTCTTTAAATCTTGCTCTTGCGGCTGCTATTGTTTCAACTGAAGCCCTTCGTCAAACCCACCAACTTCCAGGAGGTTCCCTATGACAACTCAACAAAATCGTGCTTCTAGGTGGTTTTTAGACCTCCAATCTCAACTTATTGAGAGTTTAGAAACTCTGGAAAAGGAAGCCACCCTTTCTCAATATGAGAAACCTGCCAGCTCGTTTGTACGTAAGTCTTGGGAACGAGAGGGGGGCGGAGGCGGTACCATGGCCGTATTAGAAGGCCGTGTTTTTGAAAAAGCGGGCGTTAATTTCTCTGAAGTTTACGGAGAATTTTCCGAAGAGTTTAGGAAGCAAATTCCTGGCGCTGAAGAAGATCCCCGCTTTTGGGCCAGTGGCATTTCAGTTGTGATTCATCCGTGCAATCCTCATGTGCCTATAGTTCATATGAACACACGGATGATTCAAACCCAGAAGCTTTGGTTTGGTGGTGGAGCTGATTTAACCCCCTGTTTTCCCATTGATAAGGATACCCAAGATTTTCATGCAGCCTTTAAAAAGGTCTGCGATTCCTATGAAGCTACTTCTTATGAAAAGTTTAAAAAGTGGGCGGATGAATATTTTTATCTTCCTCATCGTCAGGAACCTCGGGGTGTGGGCGGCATTTTTTATGATTATGTGAACAGTGGTGATTGGGA
Encoded proteins:
- the hemF gene encoding oxygen-dependent coproporphyrinogen oxidase is translated as MTTQQNRASRWFLDLQSQLIESLETLEKEATLSQYEKPASSFVRKSWEREGGGGGTMAVLEGRVFEKAGVNFSEVYGEFSEEFRKQIPGAEEDPRFWASGISVVIHPCNPHVPIVHMNTRMIQTQKLWFGGGADLTPCFPIDKDTQDFHAAFKKVCDSYEATSYEKFKKWADEYFYLPHRQEPRGVGGIFYDYVNSGDWEHDFAFTQNVGKTFAAIYPEIVRRHMNTPWTELDRKVQLKKRGRYVEFNLIYDRGTHFGLKTGGNTEAILMSLPPLVEWPAA
- a CDS encoding tRNA methyltransferase, which produces MDYMERAMTTRFPSWKAFCEERKGLRRVAVSASASQSCYEFSFEPSDLLIMGQESSGFPPEIIKDCHESVIIPMVSGVRSLNLALAAAIVSTEALRQTHQLPGGSL